In one window of Thiobacillus sp. DNA:
- a CDS encoding phosphoribulokinase: MSAKHPIVAVTGMAGAGLSTVRHAFKAVFERLAIKPAIVHGDGFRRFTDRQFSALLDEARSSGRRISWFGPDCNHFEELETFFRSYGETGSGVMREYAHNEEHALRLGTQAGEFTAWKPLPPGSNLMFYEGQHGGVMARTWTRRQVDERHFPPEIDRRVGKQGVDVAQHVDLLIGVVPAINLEWIQKVHRDCAKGYCSESESVETILRRMDDYIHYIVPQFGLTDINIQRMPLVDTSNPFIARDVPNPDESFLVVHFRDRRKYNFVELLDKIPGSFMSRPSTIVVPGGELKLLLEMVCAPILLEMMDRKRMSMA, encoded by the coding sequence GTGTCCGCCAAGCACCCCATCGTTGCCGTCACCGGCATGGCCGGCGCGGGCCTGTCCACCGTGCGCCACGCTTTCAAGGCCGTGTTCGAGCGCCTGGCCATCAAGCCCGCCATCGTCCACGGCGACGGTTTTCGCCGCTTCACCGATCGCCAGTTTTCCGCCCTGCTGGACGAAGCCAGGTCAAGCGGGCGTCGCATCTCCTGGTTCGGCCCGGATTGCAACCACTTCGAGGAACTGGAAACTTTTTTCCGCAGCTACGGCGAGACCGGAAGCGGCGTCATGAGGGAATATGCCCACAACGAGGAACACGCCCTCCGGCTGGGCACCCAGGCGGGCGAGTTCACCGCCTGGAAGCCCCTGCCTCCCGGGAGCAACCTGATGTTCTACGAGGGCCAGCACGGCGGCGTCATGGCCCGAACCTGGACTCGCCGCCAGGTGGACGAACGACACTTTCCCCCGGAAATCGACCGGCGCGTGGGCAAGCAGGGCGTCGACGTGGCCCAACACGTGGACCTGCTTATCGGCGTGGTGCCCGCCATCAACCTGGAGTGGATTCAGAAGGTGCACCGGGATTGCGCCAAGGGCTATTGCAGCGAAAGCGAATCCGTGGAGACCATCCTGCGGCGCATGGACGACTACATCCACTACATCGTGCCCCAGTTCGGCCTCACGGACATCAACATCCAGCGCATGCCCCTGGTGGACACCTCCAACCCCTTCATCGCCCGGGACGTGCCCAACCCGGACGAGTCCTTCCTGGTGGTCCACTTCCGGGATCGTCGCAAATACAACTTCGTGGAACTGCTGGATAAGATACCCGGTTCCTTCATGAGCCGTCCCTCCACCATCGTGGTGCCCGGTGGCGAACTGAAGCTGCTGCTGGAAATGGTATGCGCCCCCATCCTGCTGGAGATGATGGACCGCAAGCGGATGTCGATGGCCTGA
- a CDS encoding oxygen-independent coproporphyrinogen III oxidase-like protein, which yields MSPIKPALLDGRLETPPPLGLYVHIPWCVRKCPYCDFNSHAVRDGIPEARYIDALIRDLEQAVPSVWGREVGSIFLGGGTPSLFSPEGIDRLLVQCRTLLKVSPLAEITLEANPGTFEAARFRGYREAGVNRLSLGIQSFNPTHLKALGRIHDEKEARGAAEQAIALFERVNLDLMYALPSQSMEDLRQDLETALDLGPGHISAYHLTLEPNTPFAAAPPPLPDDDQAADMQALVEGTLGTAGYGHYETSAFARPGQQCRHNLNYWTFGDYLGIGAGAHGKLSFHDRIERQARVKHPRVYMEAVEGGAGFIAESRNLDRGDRVFEFMMNALRLNEGFETALFTARTGLAVSALGPALDRAVERGLLIRALHRVTPTSQGRRFLNDLLQLFLD from the coding sequence ATGAGCCCCATTAAGCCGGCCCTGCTGGACGGCCGGCTGGAAACGCCCCCGCCACTGGGGCTTTACGTACACATTCCCTGGTGCGTGCGCAAATGCCCCTACTGTGACTTCAACTCCCACGCGGTGCGGGACGGCATCCCCGAGGCCCGCTATATCGACGCCCTGATCCGGGACCTGGAGCAGGCCGTGCCCTCGGTGTGGGGCCGGGAGGTCGGCAGCATCTTCCTGGGTGGCGGCACCCCGAGCCTGTTCTCGCCCGAAGGCATTGACCGGCTGCTGGTCCAGTGTCGCACCCTGCTCAAGGTCTCGCCCCTGGCGGAGATCACCCTGGAAGCCAATCCGGGCACCTTTGAGGCGGCACGCTTCCGGGGCTACCGGGAGGCGGGCGTGAACCGGCTGTCCCTGGGCATCCAGAGCTTCAATCCAACCCACCTGAAGGCCCTGGGCCGCATCCATGATGAAAAAGAGGCCCGGGGGGCTGCGGAACAGGCGATTGCGCTGTTCGAACGGGTCAACCTGGACCTGATGTACGCCCTGCCAAGCCAGTCCATGGAAGACCTGCGCCAGGATCTGGAGACGGCCCTTGACCTGGGGCCCGGCCATATCAGCGCCTACCACCTCACCCTGGAGCCCAACACGCCCTTCGCCGCAGCACCACCGCCCCTGCCGGACGACGACCAGGCCGCGGACATGCAAGCCCTGGTGGAAGGCACCCTCGGGACGGCGGGCTACGGGCATTACGAAACCTCCGCCTTCGCCCGGCCAGGCCAGCAGTGTCGCCACAACCTCAACTACTGGACCTTCGGCGACTATCTGGGCATTGGCGCCGGTGCCCACGGCAAGCTGTCCTTCCATGACCGCATCGAGCGCCAGGCAAGGGTTAAGCACCCCCGGGTCTACATGGAGGCGGTGGAAGGGGGCGCTGGATTCATCGCGGAGAGCCGCAATCTGGACCGGGGCGACCGGGTGTTCGAGTTCATGATGAACGCCCTGCGGCTGAACGAAGGCTTCGAAACGGCCCTGTTCACGGCGCGCACGGGCCTGGCGGTCAGCGCGCTGGGCCCGGCCCTGGACAGGGCCGTGGAACGTGGACTGCTGATTCGTGCCCTGCACCGGGTCACGCCTACCAGTCAGGGCCGACGTTTCCTGAATGACTTGCTGCAGCTATTCCTTGACTGA
- the rdgB gene encoding RdgB/HAM1 family non-canonical purine NTP pyrophosphatase translates to MKKVVIASNNAGKLREIARILEPIGLEAQPQGNFGVPECPEPHVTFIENCIAKARHASVHTGLPALADDSGICVDALNGAPGVYSARYAGDPKSDERNNQKLIEALQGQANRKAHYYCVMVYVRYADDPQPLIAEGRWHGEIIDTPRGDGGFGYDPYFLVAEHGKTGAELDMDTKNGLSHRGQALRELARKLQDLGA, encoded by the coding sequence ATGAAAAAGGTGGTCATCGCCTCCAACAACGCGGGCAAGCTGAGGGAGATCGCCCGCATCCTGGAACCCATCGGCCTGGAAGCCCAGCCCCAGGGCAACTTTGGCGTCCCGGAGTGCCCGGAGCCCCACGTCACCTTCATCGAGAACTGCATCGCCAAGGCCCGCCACGCCTCCGTCCACACCGGCCTGCCGGCCCTGGCCGATGATTCCGGCATCTGCGTGGACGCCCTGAACGGCGCCCCGGGCGTGTATTCCGCCCGCTACGCCGGCGATCCCAAGAGCGACGAGCGCAACAACCAGAAGCTCATCGAGGCCCTCCAGGGCCAGGCCAACCGCAAGGCCCACTATTACTGCGTCATGGTCTATGTGCGCTATGCGGACGACCCCCAGCCCCTCATCGCCGAGGGCCGCTGGCATGGCGAGATCATCGACACTCCTCGCGGCGACGGCGGGTTTGGCTACGACCCCTATTTCCTGGTGGCGGAGCATGGCAAGACCGGCGCGGAACTGGACATGGACACCAAGAACGGCCTCAGCCATCGGGGCCAGGCCCTGCGGGAACTGGCCCGGAAGCTGCAGGACCTGGGGGCGTGA
- the rph gene encoding ribonuclease PH encodes MTDLRRPSGRAADQLRSVSLTRRYTKHAEGSVLVACGDTKVLCTASVLEKVPFHVKGSGAGWLTAEYGMLPRATHTRGDREAARGKQSGRTQEIQRLIGRALRAAVDLSKLGERTLHVDCDVLQADGGTRTASITGAWVAVHDALEWLVKEGKLPENIMRAQVAAVSVGVWQGRPVLDLDYAEDVACDTDMNVVMLGEEGLIEVQGTAEGEAFSRAELNQLLDLSAKGIHELMAAQRAALAE; translated from the coding sequence ATGACTGATCTGCGACGTCCCTCCGGACGCGCTGCTGACCAGCTGCGCTCCGTTTCCCTCACCCGCCGCTACACCAAGCACGCGGAAGGCAGCGTGCTGGTGGCCTGCGGCGATACCAAGGTCCTTTGCACCGCCAGCGTGCTGGAAAAGGTGCCTTTCCACGTGAAGGGCAGCGGTGCAGGCTGGCTCACGGCGGAATACGGCATGCTGCCCCGGGCCACCCATACCCGGGGCGACCGGGAAGCCGCCCGGGGCAAGCAGAGCGGCCGTACCCAGGAGATTCAGCGCCTCATCGGCCGCGCCCTGCGGGCTGCGGTGGACTTGTCCAAACTGGGGGAGCGCACCCTCCATGTGGACTGCGACGTGCTGCAGGCGGACGGGGGTACCCGCACCGCCAGCATCACCGGCGCCTGGGTGGCGGTGCATGACGCACTGGAGTGGCTGGTGAAGGAAGGCAAGCTCCCGGAGAACATCATGCGCGCCCAGGTGGCTGCCGTGTCCGTGGGCGTGTGGCAAGGTAGGCCGGTGCTGGACCTGGATTACGCCGAGGACGTGGCCTGCGACACCGACATGAACGTGGTCATGCTGGGAGAGGAGGGCCTGATCGAGGTTCAGGGCACGGCGGAAGGAGAGGCCTTCAGTCGCGCCGAGCTGAATCAGTTGCTGGACCTGTCCGCCAAGGGCATCCATGAACTGATGGCCGCCCAGCGGGCTGCCCTGGCGGAATAA
- a CDS encoding serine/threonine-protein phosphatase, translated as MKYVVYQASRRGGRPYNEDRVAYAYTQESMVMVLCDGMGGHARGEVASQLTVQVITSLFRARAHPVLPDLSTFLLDAVYAAHDAINEYTMRKKLPESPRTTCVVCVVQKGMACWAHVGDSRLYHFNRHGFLSRTRDHSAVQQLLEDGAITEEEMGIHPDRNKLYNSVGGFTLPDIDLGQPMKLHGGDVLFMCTDGVWPELTPKEMFATLRAYPLEKAVKNMLDHAEFRGGKDCDNLSVVAMRYGEEHFKEGELIQEDDLSLDGFTTQLNKLGAKSSLPPVQDEDLDRAMAEIKAAIAKYGKSA; from the coding sequence ATGAAGTACGTCGTGTACCAAGCCAGCCGTCGCGGAGGACGGCCCTACAACGAGGACCGGGTGGCCTACGCCTATACCCAGGAATCCATGGTCATGGTGTTGTGTGACGGCATGGGGGGCCATGCCCGGGGAGAGGTGGCATCCCAGCTCACGGTGCAGGTCATCACCAGCCTGTTCCGTGCCCGGGCTCATCCCGTCTTGCCGGACCTGTCCACCTTCCTGCTGGACGCGGTTTATGCCGCCCACGACGCCATCAACGAATACACCATGCGCAAGAAGCTGCCCGAGTCGCCACGGACCACCTGCGTGGTGTGCGTGGTGCAGAAAGGCATGGCCTGCTGGGCCCACGTGGGGGATTCCCGCCTCTACCACTTCAATCGCCACGGTTTCCTCTCCCGTACCCGGGACCATTCCGCCGTGCAGCAATTGCTGGAGGACGGGGCCATCACGGAAGAAGAGATGGGCATCCACCCCGATCGCAACAAGCTATACAACTCGGTGGGCGGCTTCACCCTGCCGGACATCGATCTGGGCCAGCCCATGAAATTGCATGGAGGCGACGTGCTGTTCATGTGTACGGATGGTGTCTGGCCTGAGTTGACCCCCAAGGAAATGTTCGCCACATTGCGGGCCTATCCTCTGGAAAAGGCGGTCAAGAACATGCTGGACCACGCCGAGTTCCGGGGCGGCAAGGATTGCGACAACCTGTCCGTGGTGGCCATGCGCTATGGCGAGGAGCATTTCAAGGAAGGGGAGTTGATCCAGGAAGACGACCTCAGCCTGGACGGCTTCACCACCCAGCTCAACAAGCTGGGAGCCAAGAGCAGCCTGCCGCCGGTCCAGGACGAGGATTTGGATAGGGCCATGGCCGAGATCAAGGCCGCCATCGCCAAATACGGAAAATCTGCTTGA
- a CDS encoding serine/threonine protein kinase, whose product MAAQSTPPLPRGYHLNDYVIDKRIGGGGFSLVYLAYDMEGQAVAIKEYLPGGVVTRDEVGTVVPISKEMQNSFRYGMKCFFEEGRALASLRHPNVVEVLNFFRANDTVYMVMKYEHGNTLQRHITQLKEPMRESFIRGVFIHLLNGLREVHATKILHLDIKPSNIYIRADGSPVLIDFGAARQALSYDAHLATSMYTPGFAAPEQYNQRDPLGPWTDIYSIGATMYACINKGPPPPADQRVEKETLVPLTKSHAGLFSRPFLELVEHMLRLNYTERPQSVFAVQKRLVSLAVTSRTQKHSFFALLRERLTRQL is encoded by the coding sequence ATGGCCGCCCAATCCACGCCCCCATTGCCCCGGGGCTATCACCTGAATGATTACGTCATCGACAAGCGCATCGGTGGCGGTGGGTTCTCGTTGGTGTACCTGGCCTACGACATGGAAGGCCAGGCCGTGGCCATCAAGGAGTACCTGCCGGGTGGCGTGGTCACCCGGGACGAAGTGGGGACCGTGGTGCCCATTTCCAAGGAGATGCAGAATTCCTTCCGCTATGGAATGAAGTGCTTCTTCGAGGAAGGTCGGGCCCTGGCCAGCCTGCGCCATCCCAACGTGGTGGAGGTGCTGAATTTCTTCCGCGCCAACGACACGGTTTACATGGTCATGAAGTACGAGCATGGCAATACCCTGCAGCGGCACATCACCCAGCTCAAGGAGCCCATGCGGGAGTCCTTCATCCGAGGCGTGTTCATCCACCTCCTCAATGGCTTGAGGGAGGTCCATGCCACCAAGATCCTGCACCTGGACATCAAGCCTTCGAACATCTACATCCGCGCCGATGGTTCTCCCGTGCTCATCGACTTCGGTGCTGCCCGTCAGGCTTTGAGCTATGACGCCCACCTGGCCACATCCATGTACACCCCGGGTTTCGCTGCCCCGGAGCAATACAACCAGCGGGACCCCCTCGGACCCTGGACGGACATCTACAGCATCGGGGCCACCATGTATGCCTGCATCAACAAGGGTCCACCGCCCCCTGCGGACCAGCGCGTGGAGAAGGAGACCCTGGTGCCCCTGACAAAGTCCCATGCAGGGCTGTTCTCCAGGCCCTTCCTGGAACTGGTGGAACACATGCTGAGGCTGAACTACACGGAGCGGCCCCAGAGCGTGTTCGCCGTGCAGAAGCGACTGGTGTCCCTGGCGGTAACATCCCGTACCCAGAAACATTCCTTCTTCGCCCTCCTGCGGGAGCGACTAACCCGACAACTATAA
- a CDS encoding YicC family protein — protein MSTPKKSTQAGRGRATARPSAPLRSMTGYAVETIDLPTAQIVMELRAVNSRFLDLGFRMGDDFRALEPQLRERIAKAVQRGKLECRVNLAPRQDTALPRHLNVNLLDQIKMLAQAVQAHFPQAAPMTVAEIMRWPGMLGDNNLDMEAIQAAVMERLDVALEQFNTSRAREGEKLKEVLLERIAAMRGHVNRLRPLTEQIVATYREKLGKRLEELLPNASPGLDPDRLHQEVVLFAQKIDVDEEMDRLLTHLDEVERILEAGGSVGKRLDFLMQELNREANTLGSKAASLEYTQTSVELKVLIEQMREQIQNIE, from the coding sequence ATGTCGACTCCCAAGAAATCCACGCAGGCAGGCCGGGGCCGCGCCACGGCACGCCCATCCGCCCCCCTGCGCAGCATGACCGGGTACGCCGTGGAAACCATCGACCTGCCTACTGCCCAGATCGTGATGGAACTGCGTGCCGTGAACTCCCGTTTCCTGGACCTGGGTTTTCGCATGGGCGACGACTTCCGGGCCCTGGAACCCCAACTACGAGAACGTATTGCCAAGGCTGTGCAGCGGGGCAAGCTTGAATGTCGCGTCAACCTGGCGCCCCGCCAGGACACGGCCCTGCCCAGGCACCTGAACGTCAACCTGCTGGACCAGATCAAGATGCTGGCCCAGGCCGTCCAGGCTCATTTCCCCCAGGCTGCCCCCATGACCGTGGCCGAGATCATGCGCTGGCCCGGCATGCTGGGAGACAACAACCTGGACATGGAAGCCATCCAGGCCGCCGTGATGGAACGGCTGGACGTCGCCCTGGAGCAGTTCAATACCAGCCGTGCCCGTGAAGGCGAGAAACTCAAGGAAGTTCTGCTGGAGCGCATTGCCGCCATGCGCGGCCACGTTAACCGGCTGCGCCCCCTCACCGAGCAGATCGTGGCCACCTATCGGGAAAAACTCGGCAAGCGTCTGGAAGAATTGCTGCCCAACGCCTCCCCAGGGCTGGATCCGGACCGGCTGCACCAGGAAGTGGTGCTATTCGCGCAGAAGATCGACGTGGACGAGGAAATGGACCGGCTCCTTACCCACCTGGACGAGGTGGAACGCATCCTGGAGGCGGGCGGCAGCGTCGGCAAGCGTCTGGACTTCCTCATGCAGGAACTCAACCGGGAGGCCAACACCCTGGGTTCCAAGGCGGCCTCCCTGGAATACACCCAGACCTCGGTGGAACTGAAGGTGCTCATCGAACAGATGCGCGAGCAGATCCAGAACATCGAATAA
- the gmk gene encoding guanylate kinase: MSGQLFIVSAPSGAGKSSLVKAWLEQDTAIGLSISYTTRPPRPGEVDGVNYHFVDRDTFMAMLGRGEFLESAEIYGNHYGTSQPWIESQMARGQDILLEIDWQGASQVRKLMPQAVSIFILPPSIAELRRRLEGRGTDSLEVIEKRMAMARQEISHALAADYLVVNDVFSTAVADLLAIARARRLRMDVQASRQTGLMHSLLNG, from the coding sequence ATGTCAGGACAACTCTTCATCGTTTCCGCCCCTTCCGGTGCCGGAAAGTCCAGCCTGGTGAAGGCCTGGCTGGAGCAGGACACGGCCATCGGCCTGTCCATTTCATATACCACCCGGCCGCCCCGGCCGGGGGAAGTGGACGGCGTGAACTATCACTTCGTGGACCGGGACACCTTCATGGCCATGCTGGGCCGGGGGGAGTTCCTGGAAAGCGCGGAAATCTATGGCAACCACTACGGCACTTCCCAGCCCTGGATCGAGTCCCAGATGGCCCGGGGACAAGACATCCTGCTGGAGATCGACTGGCAGGGGGCCAGCCAGGTGCGCAAGCTCATGCCCCAGGCTGTGAGCATCTTCATCCTGCCCCCCTCCATCGCCGAACTGCGCCGCCGCCTGGAGGGGAGGGGCACGGACAGCCTGGAGGTGATCGAGAAGCGCATGGCCATGGCGCGACAGGAAATCTCCCACGCCCTGGCTGCGGATTACCTGGTGGTGAACGACGTGTTTTCAACGGCCGTGGCGGACTTGCTGGCCATTGCCCGGGCCCGGCGCCTGCGCATGGACGTGCAGGCCTCACGCCAGACTGGGCTGATGCACAGCCTGTTGAACGGCTGA
- a CDS encoding pyrimidine/purine nucleoside phosphorylase, which produces MSQFDNVAVVKKANVYFDGKCVSHTVQFADGTRKSVGVILPATLTFNTGVPEIMETVAGRCKVRLKGESDWKEYGEGQSFNVPGDSSFDIIVAPGESYHYVCHFG; this is translated from the coding sequence GTGTCCCAGTTCGACAATGTCGCCGTGGTGAAGAAGGCCAACGTATATTTTGATGGCAAGTGCGTGTCCCACACCGTGCAGTTCGCCGACGGCACCAGGAAGTCCGTGGGCGTCATCCTGCCCGCCACCCTCACTTTCAACACCGGCGTGCCGGAAATAATGGAAACCGTGGCAGGTCGCTGCAAGGTGCGTCTGAAGGGCGAGTCCGACTGGAAAGAATACGGCGAGGGCCAGTCTTTCAATGTGCCGGGCGATTCCAGCTTCGACATCATCGTTGCGCCCGGCGAAAGCTACCACTACGTCTGCCACTTCGGCTAA
- a CDS encoding DUF2788 domain-containing protein, with amino-acid sequence MQGTLFGYTEAQVAEFGSTFGIGALILFMLFIIGNLAYRSNAGKTGTFALYFVLAFGMLGFVSKFVIQAVWRI; translated from the coding sequence ATGCAAGGCACCCTGTTTGGTTATACGGAGGCGCAGGTCGCCGAGTTCGGTTCCACCTTCGGGATCGGAGCCCTGATCCTCTTCATGCTGTTTATCATCGGCAACCTGGCCTACCGTTCCAACGCCGGCAAGACGGGAACCTTCGCCCTGTACTTCGTGCTGGCCTTCGGTATGCTGGGCTTCGTTTCAAAGTTCGTCATTCAAGCCGTTTGGAGGATATGA